One Terriglobia bacterium DNA segment encodes these proteins:
- a CDS encoding response regulator transcription factor: protein MSKILIIEDEPNMVAGLRDNFEFEGYEVVAAYDGVDGLERALKESPDLVLLDVMMPRMSGLDVCKQLKAKRPSMPIIMLTARGQEVDKVVGLELGADDYVTKPFSIRELLARTKAVLRRAPHAGANGDCMGFSDISVDLKKCRVTRRGKAVEVSAKEFELLKYFINHSGETLSRDRLLGDVWGYERFPTTRTVDAHIVRLRQKLEPNPEQPQFFLTVHGVGYKFVG, encoded by the coding sequence ATGAGCAAGATTCTGATCATCGAAGACGAACCCAACATGGTGGCCGGGCTGAGGGACAACTTCGAGTTTGAGGGCTACGAGGTGGTAGCGGCGTACGACGGGGTGGACGGACTGGAGCGCGCGCTGAAGGAGTCACCCGACTTGGTCCTACTCGACGTCATGATGCCGAGGATGAGCGGACTCGATGTATGCAAGCAGCTCAAGGCGAAGCGGCCGTCCATGCCGATCATCATGCTCACCGCGCGCGGACAGGAGGTGGACAAGGTGGTAGGACTGGAATTGGGAGCAGACGACTACGTCACCAAGCCATTCAGCATTCGCGAACTTCTGGCGCGCACCAAGGCGGTGCTGCGGCGGGCGCCGCACGCCGGCGCGAACGGCGACTGCATGGGGTTCTCCGATATTTCGGTGGACCTGAAGAAATGCCGGGTGACGCGCCGCGGCAAGGCCGTGGAAGTGTCGGCGAAGGAATTCGAGTTGCTGAAATATTTCATCAACCACAGCGGCGAAACCTTGAGCCGCGACCGTCTGCTGGGCGACGTCTGGGGCTACGAGCGCTTTCCGACCACGCGAACCGTGGACGCACACATCGTTCGCCTGCGGCAAAAGCTCGAGCCCAACCCCGAGCAGCCGCAGTTTTTCCTTACCGTTCATGGTGTGGGGTACAAGTTCGTTGGCTGA